The nucleotide sequence TCTTCCCAGCAAAGACTACGATTTCTACATTTGCGGCCCCAATGCCATGATGGCCGAGGTTGTGCGTGGCTTGGAGGATTGGGAGATCGCACCAGAGAGGATTCACTTCGAGGCCTTTGGTCCCTCCTCGGTCAAGCGCACACGCCCCCTCCCCAAGTCCGCCAGCGAAGAACCGACCTGCACGGTCACCTTTGCCCAATCCCAAAAAGAGCTGGAATGGACAGGAGAACAGGAAAACCTTCTCGAGCTTGGAGAAGCCGCCGGACTCACTCTCCCCTTCGGCTGCCGCTCGGGAGTGTGTGGAGCGTGCAAACAGGAAATTGCTAGCGGCGAGGTCGAATACGACTCTGCCCCCGCGGCCGACCCCGGCGAACACGCCTGCCTCCTCTGCCAAGCCAAGCCCAAAGGCGACCTAATCCTCAAAGCCTAAAGAAAGTATAAATCCATTCGTTCGCGATCGTCAGCGCCCCGCTGGCAGCCGCGCCCCACCTAAACTCGGAAGGGAAAATGGACGGACCATCAGCCTGACGCAATTGGTTGAAAATCACGAAAGGACTCGATCGAAATTGCAACATGCCCAGTCTCGTGCGAATTATCTTCAAGCAGACTCCATGGCTATCGTTCGCAAAACCGTCCTCTCCCACGTCTACTCTTCATGAATCCAGGGCAACTCCTTCTCGTCGGCATTCCCGGTCCAGAACTCGATCCGGAAACCGCGAACCTCTACCGCAAGATTCAGCCCGGCGGGTTTATTCTTTTCAACCGCAACCTCGAGTCTCCCCATCAGGTCCGCAAGCTCATCGACAACCTGCGCGACCTCAGCGAGATTGAGCCCATTATCACGACAGACCAAGAGGGCGGCCGTGTTTCCCGTCTGCGCACTGTCGGTCACGAACCTCCCAATCCCCAGCAGCTCCGTCAAAAGGGAGACCCTGAACTCATCCGTGCCCACGGACGCCTCACGGGGCAATTGATGAGGCTCTTCGGTTTCAACCTAAACCTCTGCCCAGTCCTCGATATCTCCTTCGATGACGAGGCCGACAACTCCCTCCGTGGACGCTGCTACGGGAAAAGCCCGGAGGAGGTCATCCGCAACGCCCGTCTCTTCAATACCGCCATGCGTGAGGAAGGCATAGCCAGCTGCGCCAAGCACTTCCCGGGATGCGCCGCGGCCACGGTCGACCCCCATCACGAGCTGCCAGTGATTCGCCGTTCCATTGAGGAGATGGAGGACTGCGAGCTACGGCCCTTCCGGGCGATGATGGAAGAAATCGATTCGATGATGATTGGGCACTCTTGGTATCCGTGCTACGACCCCGAGCCTCTCGCCTCCTCTCTCTCGAAATCGGTGATCCGGGATCTGCTCCAAGAAAACTTGGGCTTCAAGGGGCTCATTATGACTGACGATCTCGACATGGGCGCACTCCTCAAAAGCCACACGCTCAACGAGAGTCTCGACGACGCCCTCGGCGCCGGGAACGACCTTCTCATGATATGCCACCGCGTCGAACAACAACGTGAGGCGGGCCGTCACCTTGAGAAGGCCGACCGCAACCAAATCGACCGGGCGCTGGAAAATATCGCCAACTTCAAAAAGGGTCTCCAACCCCCGACCGAGTTCTCCGAGGATGCCCATGCAGCCCTCGACCAGCAGGTCTGGAATCTCCGGGTCGACACCCTCGGCCTCGAACAGGCCAAGCAACGGGGCAACGAAAGCTACAAATGCTCCCCCGTTGAAAAATTCTAGCAGGATGCAGGATCACCCACCTCACCGGGATCATCAACGCCTCGGTCAGAATCCGACCGACAGTCGATAGAAAGCTTTCTCTCCGGGGTCAATTGATTCGGCATCTGTGATCGTAATTGTCGTCCCATTACCGCTCGACATCGCGACTACATTCGCAGACCCCGAGGCGCCGCCCGATTCACTCCAGCTACCAATCACACTCCAAGAGTCCGCCGCCAACGTCAGGCTCTTTTCCAGCGAATAGGTGGCCCCACTGGGAGCTGTATCCGGAATCTCAATAACAAACTCCGCATTTCCTCCAGCCGTGAGCGAGGGCGCCGCGATCGGACGGGCCGAATATGCGGTCGGGTCGAGATCAAAGCCATACTCCACTCCGTTCCCCACTTGGTCTCCATCATAATCCGCCCCTTCCGCAATCTCTTCACTAACCGTCGGGGTCGTCCCCGTATTTTCAAAGGCCCAGAGGTAATAAGGTTCCGCGTCGATAATGGTCGCCGTAGCCAGCGGATCACCTATCACCACACTTTGCCAGGAAAGCTGCATAATCGAGGACCAGGCGGCTTCAACATAGGTCAATCCCTCTTCGTAAAAGGCATTGAGGAATACTTCGCTGCGAGAGATGCCAATGTTAAACGGTTCCCACACCGGTCCGGTGGCAAAGGTTCCGCCAGCCGCGATCCATTCGGTTACTTGGGCTTGATTTACGGCCAGCGTCACGCCCGCCAGACCAGCCGCCCCGTAGCTTTCGTAAGCCGCAAAACTCGCCCCCGGAATCA is from Puniceicoccus vermicola and encodes:
- a CDS encoding glycoside hydrolase family 3 protein, with translation MNPGQLLLVGIPGPELDPETANLYRKIQPGGFILFNRNLESPHQVRKLIDNLRDLSEIEPIITTDQEGGRVSRLRTVGHEPPNPQQLRQKGDPELIRAHGRLTGQLMRLFGFNLNLCPVLDISFDDEADNSLRGRCYGKSPEEVIRNARLFNTAMREEGIASCAKHFPGCAAATVDPHHELPVIRRSIEEMEDCELRPFRAMMEEIDSMMIGHSWYPCYDPEPLASSLSKSVIRDLLQENLGFKGLIMTDDLDMGALLKSHTLNESLDDALGAGNDLLMICHRVEQQREAGRHLEKADRNQIDRALENIANFKKGLQPPTEFSEDAHAALDQQVWNLRVDTLGLEQAKQRGNESYKCSPVEKF